One Cohnella candidum genomic region harbors:
- a CDS encoding MFS transporter, protein MTNTWKIFMLAAVSFLVGTSEFIIAGILDMISEDVGVSLAAAGQLITVFSVAYAFGTPILMAMTARMERRKVLLSALGAFVIGNALAVSAPGFIALMASRVILALSTGLFVVVALTVAAKLAQPGKQGSAIATLVMGFSTALIIGVPLGRVVAAALEWKTIFAGIGALGILAMVLVYVTIPISEGEEPVPLRRQLLLLRDRKIAIALSITFFWIFGYSVAYTYISPFLLKITGMDEREVSIALFAFGLASLIGSKLGGYGTDKWGVPRTLVGGMLLHALALVLLTAGAHSPAVVFPVLILWAFSAWSSGPTQQFYLMSLSPEASGIMLSLNTSVLQFAMAAGAGIGGVVVERVSLSSVSWMGATAVIVAAATAAVSLGVARIRSRAAVREKGIRKAEA, encoded by the coding sequence ATGACGAACACTTGGAAAATTTTCATGTTGGCTGCCGTCAGCTTCTTGGTGGGAACGTCGGAGTTTATCATCGCGGGCATTTTGGATATGATCTCGGAAGACGTCGGCGTATCGCTCGCCGCAGCTGGCCAGCTGATCACCGTATTTTCGGTCGCTTACGCGTTCGGAACGCCGATCCTGATGGCGATGACCGCCCGGATGGAACGCCGGAAAGTGCTCTTATCCGCGCTCGGAGCGTTCGTGATCGGCAATGCGCTCGCCGTCTCGGCTCCGGGTTTCATTGCGCTGATGGCATCGCGCGTGATTCTGGCTCTCAGCACGGGGCTGTTCGTCGTCGTCGCGCTTACGGTCGCCGCCAAGCTGGCGCAGCCGGGCAAGCAAGGGAGCGCCATCGCTACCCTGGTCATGGGTTTCAGCACCGCTCTGATCATCGGGGTTCCGCTCGGAAGGGTGGTCGCCGCCGCGCTGGAATGGAAAACGATATTCGCGGGAATCGGCGCGCTCGGGATTCTGGCGATGGTTCTCGTCTACGTTACGATCCCGATATCGGAAGGGGAAGAGCCGGTTCCCTTGCGCCGGCAGCTGCTCTTGCTCCGCGACCGGAAAATCGCCATCGCCCTGTCGATCACCTTTTTCTGGATTTTCGGCTATTCGGTCGCTTACACTTACATTTCTCCGTTTTTGCTCAAAATCACCGGGATGGACGAGAGAGAGGTCAGCATCGCGCTTTTCGCGTTCGGGCTGGCCAGCTTGATCGGTTCCAAACTCGGCGGCTACGGAACGGACAAATGGGGTGTTCCCCGGACGCTGGTCGGCGGGATGCTGCTGCACGCCCTCGCGCTCGTTTTACTGACGGCGGGCGCGCATTCGCCGGCGGTCGTTTTCCCGGTATTGATCCTCTGGGCTTTCTCCGCCTGGTCGTCCGGTCCCACCCAGCAATTTTATCTCATGTCGCTCTCTCCGGAAGCCTCCGGCATCATGCTCAGCTTGAACACCTCCGTCCTGCAATTCGCGATGGCCGCAGGAGCCGGAATCGGCGGCGTCGTCGTGGAGCGGGTCTCGCTCTCTTCCGTCAGTTGGATGGGAGCGACGGCCGTCATCGTCGCGGCCGCGACGGCAGCCGTTTCGCTGGGCGTGGCGAGGATCCGTTCCCGTGCCGCCGTCCGCGAGAAGGGGATACGGAAGGCGGAAGCATGA
- a CDS encoding calcium-translocating P-type ATPase, SERCA-type — MEGKTWHQLDEAGLAEALRTDPRGGLAPEEAQRRLAEIGVNELQEKQGEPPLKLLLHQFKDFMVLVLVGAVIISGLLGEMLDALTIIAIILINGILGFFQEYRAERSLRALKELSAPHAKVIRGGSLDTVPARSLVPGDIVMLESGDRIPADLRFIDCQQLAVDESALTGESVPVVKEPHMLTAADLPLGDRKNCGYLGTMVTRGTAKGIVTTTGMKTEMGKIADLIQQTEEAETPLQRRLEQLGKILIVISILLTVMVVVAGVLHGQPLYGMFLAGVSLAVAAIPEGLPAIVTIALALGVQRMIRRRAIVRKLPSVETLGCASVICSDKTGTLTQNQMTVTRLWLGGRRIDVTGEGYDPTGQLKEAGRTVEAKGDAAIRRLAQVAALCNNAELARGEKDEDAKKRKPGKEDTVPETADWRVKGDPTEGALLVLASKTGHSRASLDTLYRREKEYPFDPDRKRMSVLVSHQGGQLLMTKGAPDLLVEHCEYVLWDNQITPFTATLRQKVLQANEAMAKDALRVLGFAYRDLKSHEVCETNEQAERGLVFVGLVGMIDPPRKEVHEAIVKCRQAGIKTVMITGDHGLTAEAIAKSIGIMQRDGRVVTGSELSVMSDEQLDRISDEVSVYARVSPEHKLRIVQSLQRNGHVVAMTGDGVNDAPAVKAADIGIAMGITGTDVTKEASALVLADDNFATIVAAVEEGRGIYENIRKFIRYLLASNVGEIMTMFLAMMMGFPLPLVPIQILWVNLVTDGLPAMALGVDQAESDLMRQKPRSSRENIFARRLGWKIISRGLLIGLCTLGAFVLTLREGSGDAASLVHAQTVAFATLVMAQLIHVFDCRSSRSIFHRRLLENRFLVLAVLSSLVLMVAVLYVEPLQPVFKTVPLGFRDWALVTVAAGIPTFFMGIGSVLGTSKPKKGSKISYGKAAAQPTRPLSR; from the coding sequence GTGGAAGGGAAAACGTGGCACCAGTTGGACGAAGCCGGGCTGGCGGAGGCGCTTCGAACCGATCCCAGGGGCGGGCTGGCGCCGGAAGAAGCGCAGAGGCGGCTCGCCGAGATCGGGGTCAACGAGTTGCAGGAGAAGCAGGGAGAACCTCCGCTGAAGCTGCTGCTTCATCAATTCAAAGATTTCATGGTGCTCGTCCTCGTGGGGGCGGTCATCATCTCGGGCTTGCTGGGGGAAATGCTCGACGCCCTCACGATCATCGCGATCATCCTCATTAACGGGATCCTCGGTTTTTTCCAGGAATACCGAGCCGAACGCTCGCTGCGGGCGCTGAAGGAGCTGTCCGCTCCGCATGCGAAGGTCATCCGCGGCGGAAGCCTCGATACCGTGCCCGCCCGGTCCCTCGTGCCCGGGGACATCGTCATGCTGGAGAGCGGCGACCGGATTCCCGCCGATCTCCGCTTCATTGACTGCCAGCAGCTCGCGGTCGACGAATCGGCGCTGACGGGCGAGTCCGTGCCCGTGGTGAAGGAGCCCCATATGCTGACGGCGGCCGATCTTCCGCTGGGAGACCGCAAAAACTGCGGCTATCTCGGCACGATGGTCACGAGAGGCACCGCGAAGGGGATCGTGACGACGACCGGCATGAAAACGGAGATGGGCAAAATCGCCGATCTGATCCAGCAGACCGAAGAAGCGGAGACACCGCTTCAGCGCCGTCTGGAACAGCTCGGTAAAATCCTGATCGTCATCTCCATCTTGCTCACGGTCATGGTCGTGGTGGCAGGCGTCCTGCACGGCCAGCCGCTCTACGGCATGTTCCTGGCCGGCGTCAGCCTCGCGGTCGCGGCCATTCCGGAAGGCCTGCCCGCCATCGTGACGATCGCGCTGGCGCTCGGCGTGCAGCGCATGATCCGCCGCCGGGCGATCGTCCGCAAGCTTCCTTCCGTGGAGACGCTCGGCTGCGCTTCGGTCATTTGCTCGGATAAAACCGGCACCCTGACGCAAAACCAGATGACGGTCACCCGCCTGTGGCTCGGAGGCCGCAGGATCGACGTCACCGGAGAAGGCTACGACCCGACCGGTCAATTGAAGGAAGCCGGCAGGACGGTGGAGGCCAAAGGCGACGCCGCCATCCGCCGGCTGGCGCAAGTCGCGGCGCTGTGCAACAACGCGGAGCTGGCCCGCGGGGAGAAGGACGAAGACGCCAAGAAGCGCAAACCCGGCAAGGAAGACACGGTCCCGGAAACGGCGGATTGGAGAGTCAAAGGCGATCCCACCGAAGGCGCGCTGCTCGTGCTGGCCTCGAAAACGGGACACAGCCGGGCTTCGCTGGACACGCTGTACCGGCGCGAGAAAGAATATCCGTTCGATCCCGACCGCAAACGCATGTCCGTGCTCGTCTCCCATCAGGGAGGCCAGCTCCTGATGACCAAAGGCGCCCCCGACTTGCTCGTGGAGCACTGCGAATACGTGCTCTGGGACAACCAGATCACCCCGTTCACCGCGACGCTGCGCCAGAAGGTGCTGCAGGCCAACGAGGCGATGGCGAAGGACGCCCTTCGCGTGCTGGGCTTCGCATACCGGGACCTGAAGTCGCACGAAGTTTGCGAAACGAACGAACAAGCGGAAAGAGGCCTCGTATTCGTCGGCTTGGTCGGCATGATCGATCCGCCCCGCAAGGAAGTTCACGAGGCGATCGTCAAATGCCGCCAAGCCGGCATCAAGACGGTCATGATCACGGGCGACCACGGGTTGACCGCGGAAGCGATCGCCAAAAGCATCGGGATCATGCAGCGCGACGGCCGCGTCGTCACCGGCAGCGAATTGTCCGTCATGAGCGACGAGCAGCTCGATCGGATTTCAGACGAGGTGAGCGTTTACGCGCGGGTGTCTCCCGAGCATAAGCTTCGCATCGTGCAGTCGCTTCAACGGAACGGACACGTCGTCGCCATGACCGGGGACGGCGTGAACGACGCGCCCGCCGTCAAAGCGGCCGACATCGGCATCGCCATGGGCATCACCGGCACCGACGTGACGAAGGAAGCGTCCGCGCTCGTGCTCGCCGACGACAATTTCGCCACGATCGTCGCGGCCGTCGAAGAAGGGCGGGGCATTTACGAGAACATCCGCAAATTCATCCGCTACCTGCTCGCTTCCAACGTCGGAGAGATCATGACGATGTTCCTCGCCATGATGATGGGTTTCCCGCTGCCGCTCGTGCCGATCCAGATCCTGTGGGTCAATCTCGTGACGGACGGCTTGCCGGCGATGGCCCTCGGGGTCGACCAAGCCGAAAGCGACTTGATGCGCCAGAAGCCGCGGTCTTCCAGGGAGAACATTTTCGCGCGCCGTCTCGGCTGGAAAATCATCAGCCGCGGCCTGCTGATCGGCCTCTGCACGCTGGGCGCGTTCGTGTTGACGCTGCGGGAGGGCTCCGGCGACGCCGCATCGCTCGTCCATGCCCAGACGGTAGCGTTCGCGACGCTCGTCATGGCTCAGCTGATCCACGTTTTCGACTGCCGCAGCTCCCGTTCCATTTTCCATCGGCGCCTACTGGAGAATCGTTTCCTCGTACTCGCGGTGCTGTCCTCACTCGTGCTCATGGTGGCGGTCCTCTACGTGGAGCCCCTTCAGCCCGTTTTCAAAACCGTACCGCTCGGTTTCCGCGATTGGGCGCTCGTCACCGTTGCGGCCGGAATCCCGACGTTCTTCATGGGCATCGGCAGCGTGCTCGGCACGTCCAAGCCCAAAAAAGGCAGCAAAATCAGCTACGGCAAAGCGGCCGCGCAACCGACACGCCCCCTGTCCCGGTAA
- a CDS encoding Rqc2 family fibronectin-binding protein, with the protein MSLDGIVTRALVRELQGVAGARIAKIYQPTDNEIVLHIRGQGTNGRLLLSAHPSMPRFHWTQQAWENPTEPPMFCMLLRKHCEGGVIESVRQDDLERVVWIDIRHRDELGDFSLKRLTLEIMGRHSNLILMDPATGYIHDGIRHVTPAVSSYRVVLPGTTYVAPPSQDKRNPLLENAESAAAAAAEAIRPDGTLDARAAAQAWVNAYTGLSPLVAKEIADRAEGRPERLGAVFREAMEDVSAHRYRPNLVETADGKTVFSALELTHADGAATTFSSMHECLEVYYRDKADRDLVRQRTADLNRFLVNETAKLEKKLVKLEETLQESEEADKLRRFGELLNAHLHELKKGDVSATVIDYYEEDQPEISVALDPLLTPTENAQRYFRKYNKLKNSKTVVEEQMSAARAEIGYLESVLQGLATASPSDIEEIREELTEQGYIRQRGAKRGAKKKKKDAPAVLCYTSSEGISIYVGKNNTQNDYVTNRLGQPSDTWLHTKDIPGSHVLIRSAEYGEQTLREAATLAAYYSKARNSSNVPVDYTRIRNVRKPNGAKPGFVTYEGQKTLYVTPDEAWVQSLPSVVK; encoded by the coding sequence ATGTCTCTCGACGGCATCGTAACGCGCGCGCTCGTCCGCGAGCTTCAGGGCGTCGCCGGCGCCCGGATCGCCAAAATCTATCAACCGACCGACAACGAAATCGTTCTCCATATCCGCGGCCAAGGAACGAACGGCCGCCTGCTTCTGTCCGCCCACCCGTCGATGCCGCGTTTCCATTGGACGCAGCAGGCGTGGGAAAACCCGACGGAGCCCCCGATGTTCTGCATGCTGCTCCGCAAGCACTGCGAAGGCGGCGTCATCGAAAGCGTCCGCCAGGACGATTTGGAACGCGTCGTTTGGATCGACATCCGCCACCGCGACGAATTGGGCGACTTCTCGTTGAAACGTCTGACCCTCGAAATCATGGGCCGGCACAGCAACCTCATCCTGATGGATCCCGCGACCGGATACATCCACGACGGCATCCGGCACGTCACGCCCGCCGTCAGCAGCTACCGTGTCGTGCTTCCCGGCACGACATACGTGGCCCCGCCTTCCCAGGACAAACGCAACCCGCTGCTCGAAAACGCGGAATCGGCGGCGGCTGCCGCTGCGGAAGCGATCCGGCCGGACGGGACGCTTGACGCCCGCGCCGCTGCCCAAGCATGGGTGAACGCCTACACCGGCCTGAGCCCGCTCGTCGCCAAAGAAATCGCCGATCGTGCCGAAGGGCGGCCGGAGCGTTTGGGAGCCGTTTTCCGCGAAGCGATGGAAGACGTCTCCGCGCATCGCTATCGCCCGAATCTGGTGGAAACCGCGGACGGTAAAACGGTATTCTCCGCGCTGGAATTGACGCACGCGGATGGTGCCGCTACGACGTTCTCTTCGATGCACGAATGCCTGGAGGTTTACTACCGCGACAAAGCGGACCGGGATCTCGTGCGGCAGCGGACGGCGGACTTGAACCGGTTTCTGGTGAACGAGACCGCCAAGCTGGAGAAAAAACTCGTCAAGTTGGAAGAAACGCTGCAGGAGTCCGAGGAAGCCGATAAGCTCCGGCGCTTCGGGGAGTTATTGAATGCCCACCTGCACGAATTGAAGAAGGGCGACGTTTCGGCGACGGTCATCGACTATTACGAGGAAGACCAGCCGGAGATTTCGGTGGCGCTAGACCCGCTGCTGACGCCGACCGAGAATGCGCAGCGTTATTTCCGCAAGTACAACAAGCTGAAAAACAGCAAAACGGTCGTGGAAGAACAAATGTCCGCGGCGAGAGCGGAAATCGGTTATCTGGAGTCGGTCCTGCAAGGTCTCGCGACGGCCAGCCCTTCCGACATCGAGGAGATCCGCGAGGAACTGACGGAACAAGGGTACATCCGGCAGCGCGGCGCCAAACGGGGCGCGAAGAAAAAGAAAAAAGACGCCCCCGCCGTGCTTTGCTACACGTCCAGCGAAGGCATCTCGATCTACGTCGGCAAAAACAACACGCAAAACGACTACGTCACCAACCGGCTCGGCCAGCCTTCCGACACCTGGCTCCATACGAAGGACATCCCGGGGTCGCACGTGCTGATCCGAAGCGCGGAATACGGCGAGCAGACGTTAAGGGAAGCCGCGACGTTGGCGGCCTATTACAGCAAAGCGAGAAATTCCAGCAACGTGCCGGTCGACTACACGCGCATCCGCAACGTCCGCAAGCCGAACGGAGCCAAACCCGGCTTCGTGACGTACGAGGGGCAGAAAACCTTGTACGTCACGCCGGACGAAGCGTGGGTCCAATCGCTCCCCAGCGTCGTGAAGTGA
- the purT gene encoding phosphoribosylglycinamide formyltransferase 2, which produces MYQTKKIMLLGSGELGKEVVIEAQRLGADTVAVDRYEGAPAMHVADRSYVIDMLDGAALRELIEREKPDLIVPEIEAIATSELVKLEEEGFRVIPTARAARLTMDREGIRRLASETLGLPTADYRFADTYGEFVTATREMGYPCVVKPLMSSSGKGQSVCRSEDDVERSWQLAMDGGRVRQGRVIVEQFIRFDSEITLLTVRSVNGTLFCEPIGHIQQDGDYIESWQPHEITAAQLAESKRIAKTITDELGGAGIFGVELFLAGDKVYFSEVSPRPHDTGLVTLVSQNLSEFALHARAILGLPIPEIKVVSPGASRPLKADAELHDYRIEGLEEALAVPDTQARVFGKPVTKPGRRMAVTLSTADTVEEARSRAKTALDKLRITEA; this is translated from the coding sequence ATGTACCAGACGAAAAAAATCATGCTCCTCGGCTCGGGCGAGCTCGGCAAAGAAGTCGTCATCGAGGCCCAGCGGCTCGGCGCCGACACGGTGGCGGTGGACCGCTACGAAGGGGCGCCGGCCATGCACGTGGCGGATCGCAGCTACGTGATCGACATGCTGGACGGCGCCGCGCTCCGGGAGCTGATCGAGCGGGAAAAGCCGGATCTGATCGTGCCGGAAATCGAGGCGATCGCAACCTCCGAGCTCGTGAAGCTGGAGGAAGAAGGATTCCGCGTCATCCCGACGGCCCGGGCGGCCCGGCTGACGATGGACCGCGAGGGAATCCGGAGACTCGCTTCCGAAACGCTCGGCTTGCCGACGGCGGATTACCGTTTTGCCGACACCTACGGGGAATTCGTCACCGCGACCCGCGAAATGGGGTATCCCTGCGTCGTGAAGCCGCTCATGAGTTCCTCCGGCAAAGGCCAGAGCGTCTGCCGCTCCGAAGACGACGTCGAGCGCAGCTGGCAGCTCGCCATGGACGGGGGGCGCGTGCGGCAAGGACGCGTGATCGTCGAGCAGTTCATCCGGTTCGATTCCGAGATCACGCTGCTGACGGTGCGTTCCGTGAACGGCACGTTGTTCTGCGAGCCGATCGGCCATATCCAGCAGGACGGGGACTACATCGAATCGTGGCAGCCGCATGAAATCACGGCGGCGCAGCTGGCCGAATCGAAACGGATCGCCAAAACGATTACGGACGAGCTCGGAGGCGCGGGTATTTTCGGCGTCGAATTGTTCCTGGCCGGAGACAAGGTGTACTTCAGCGAAGTATCGCCGCGTCCGCACGATACGGGCCTCGTGACGCTGGTCAGCCAGAACCTGTCCGAATTCGCGCTGCACGCCAGGGCGATTCTCGGGCTTCCGATTCCCGAGATCAAAGTCGTGTCCCCCGGCGCGAGCCGCCCGCTCAAAGCGGACGCCGAGCTGCACGATTACCGGATCGAAGGACTGGAGGAAGCGCTCGCCGTGCCGGATACCCAAGCGCGCGTGTTCGGCAAGCCGGTGACGAAGCCGGGACGCCGCATGGCGGTCACTTTGTCGACCGCCGATACGGTGGAGGAAGCCCGCAGCCGGGCCAAAACGGCCTTGGACAAGCTGCGGATCACGGAAGCATAA
- a CDS encoding ArsR/SmtB family transcription factor — MASDNEELRQAVKVYKALGEPTRLKIALLLIEEKNMCCSDIGGKLESVAGSTLSHHLKQLTDSGLLNLRKDGTFIYYSVNREVAQKYAPYLLE; from the coding sequence ATGGCCAGCGACAACGAAGAACTCCGACAAGCCGTTAAAGTATACAAAGCGCTCGGCGAACCGACGCGCCTCAAAATCGCCCTGCTCCTGATCGAGGAGAAGAATATGTGCTGCTCCGATATCGGCGGCAAGCTGGAATCGGTGGCCGGCTCCACGCTGTCCCACCACCTGAAGCAACTGACGGATTCCGGCCTCTTGAATCTCCGGAAAGACGGAACTTTCATCTACTACAGCGTCAATCGCGAAGTGGCGCAAAAATACGCGCCTTATTTGCTGGAGTAA
- the dapF gene encoding diaminopimelate epimerase, with amino-acid sequence MQFTKMNGLGNDFVVVYGEKELPAGASDLAIRLCNRFFGIGADGLVYILPSERADFRMRIINSDGSEAEQCGNAIRCVAKYVYDKGLTSKTELTIETLGAGVQPLVLEVSEGKVERVTVDMGAPILNGLDVPTTIDANPVLGHSVEVDGRAFKFTAVSMGNPHCVIYVDDAAGFDLAKWGPQLEKHPLFPRKINVEFATVNSRSQVDMRVWERGAGPTLACGTGACATLVSSVLNGLTDRKATISLAGGDLLIEWKEADNRVYMTGPAAISFEGSVQA; translated from the coding sequence ATGCAATTCACGAAAATGAACGGGCTCGGCAACGACTTCGTCGTCGTTTACGGCGAGAAGGAGCTGCCGGCCGGCGCGAGCGATTTGGCGATTCGTTTGTGCAACCGGTTTTTCGGCATCGGGGCGGACGGACTCGTCTACATCCTGCCCTCTGAGCGGGCCGATTTCCGCATGCGCATCATCAATTCGGACGGCTCGGAAGCCGAGCAGTGCGGCAATGCCATCCGCTGCGTGGCCAAATACGTCTATGATAAGGGGCTGACGTCCAAAACGGAGCTCACGATCGAAACGCTGGGCGCCGGCGTACAGCCGCTCGTTCTGGAAGTCTCGGAGGGCAAGGTCGAACGGGTGACCGTGGACATGGGCGCGCCGATCCTCAACGGGCTGGACGTGCCCACGACCATCGACGCCAATCCGGTGCTGGGCCATTCGGTCGAGGTGGACGGCCGGGCATTCAAATTTACCGCGGTGTCGATGGGCAATCCGCACTGCGTCATCTACGTGGACGACGCGGCCGGCTTCGATTTGGCGAAATGGGGACCGCAGCTCGAGAAGCATCCGCTGTTCCCGCGCAAAATCAACGTGGAATTCGCCACGGTAAACTCCCGCTCGCAAGTCGACATGCGCGTGTGGGAACGCGGCGCGGGCCCGACGCTCGCCTGCGGAACCGGAGCATGCGCGACGCTCGTCTCGTCCGTGCTGAACGGGCTGACGGACCGCAAAGCCACGATCTCGCTCGCCGGCGGCGACTTGCTGATCGAATGGAAAGAAGCCGACAACCGCGTCTACATGACCGGACCGGCCGCCATCTCGTTCGAAGGCTCGGTGCAAGCATAA
- a CDS encoding PHP domain-containing protein: MSQVDLHTHTTASDGRHRPAEVVRMAKEAGLAAVAITDHDTVAGITEALAAGEEYGIRVIPGVEISTSAEGKDIHILGYGFRTDDPVLLDRLVSLRQVRTRRNEEILAKLNALGLDITMEEVEREASSSPRGDGSIGRPHMAEVLIRKGYVKDLKEAFNRYLAEGAAAYVNPPRIGPADAVRWIHEAGGAAIVAHPGLYRNDRLVLELLDQGADGLEAFHSDHDESTARHYRTLAKSRGKIVTGGSDFHGTRQGVTFHGRVGNRTVDETVVDKLLAARKL; the protein is encoded by the coding sequence ATGAGCCAAGTTGATCTCCATACGCATACGACGGCATCGGACGGGCGCCACCGTCCGGCGGAAGTCGTCCGGATGGCGAAGGAAGCGGGACTTGCGGCCGTGGCGATCACCGACCACGATACCGTCGCGGGCATCACGGAAGCGCTCGCCGCAGGCGAAGAGTACGGCATCCGCGTCATCCCGGGCGTGGAAATCAGCACGTCGGCGGAAGGCAAGGACATCCATATCCTCGGCTACGGATTCCGGACGGACGATCCGGTTCTGCTCGATAGGCTCGTTTCGCTCCGCCAGGTGAGGACGCGCCGCAATGAAGAAATATTGGCGAAGCTGAACGCGCTAGGCCTGGACATTACGATGGAAGAAGTGGAGCGGGAGGCTTCCTCGTCTCCCCGCGGAGACGGCTCCATCGGGCGGCCGCATATGGCCGAAGTGCTGATCCGCAAAGGTTACGTCAAGGATCTGAAGGAAGCGTTCAACCGCTACTTGGCGGAAGGGGCGGCGGCTTACGTCAATCCGCCGCGGATCGGACCGGCGGATGCGGTTCGGTGGATCCACGAAGCGGGCGGCGCCGCGATCGTCGCGCATCCTGGATTGTACCGGAACGACCGCTTGGTGCTGGAGTTGCTGGACCAGGGCGCGGACGGGCTGGAGGCGTTCCATTCCGATCATGACGAATCGACGGCGCGCCATTACCGAACGCTTGCCAAATCCCGCGGGAAAATCGTCACCGGCGGCTCCGATTTCCACGGCACGCGCCAAGGAGTCACTTTTCACGGAAGGGTCGGCAATCGGACGGTGGACGAGACGGTCGTGGACAAGCTGTTGGCCGCAAGGAAGCTATAA
- a CDS encoding LysR family transcriptional regulator, producing the protein MALNVHQLHIFYTVAERGSFSAAAHALHMTQPAVTMQVQALEERYGTKLLNRTTKKLELTEAGHWLLPQARKAVELMRDTDAMMIRFVEDLKGRLQFAASLTIGEYVLPRLLGSFLSRHPELAVSMKVMNTTEIIDAIQHQGLDFGLIEAPCDTPGIHAEAVMADELVLVAPAGHPFAERESVELAEVLTQPLVLREKGSGTRQVVEDEIFRHGVKETDLKVVSDFGSTAAIKSAVEAGLGLAVLSVWTIKHEAALGVLKPIRIRDVSFRRQFFAVRLASSLLPMPAAALLEQLRGLSHEPS; encoded by the coding sequence ATGGCCCTGAACGTGCATCAGCTGCATATTTTTTACACCGTCGCGGAACGGGGAAGCTTTTCCGCGGCCGCCCATGCCCTTCATATGACCCAGCCCGCCGTGACCATGCAGGTTCAGGCGCTGGAAGAGCGTTACGGGACGAAGCTCTTGAACCGGACCACGAAAAAACTCGAACTGACCGAAGCCGGACACTGGCTGCTGCCGCAAGCCCGCAAAGCCGTGGAATTGATGCGGGATACGGACGCGATGATGATCCGTTTCGTCGAGGATTTGAAAGGGCGGCTGCAGTTCGCCGCCAGCCTGACGATCGGGGAGTACGTGCTGCCCCGCCTGCTCGGGTCGTTCCTCAGCCGGCATCCCGAGCTCGCCGTCAGCATGAAGGTCATGAATACGACGGAGATCATCGACGCCATTCAGCATCAAGGCCTCGATTTCGGTTTGATCGAAGCGCCCTGCGATACGCCCGGCATCCATGCCGAGGCCGTCATGGCCGATGAATTGGTCCTTGTCGCGCCGGCGGGACATCCGTTCGCGGAGAGGGAAAGCGTCGAGCTCGCCGAGGTGCTGACTCAGCCGCTCGTATTGAGGGAGAAAGGTTCCGGAACCCGGCAAGTCGTGGAAGACGAAATTTTCCGGCATGGCGTGAAAGAAACCGACCTGAAAGTCGTGAGCGATTTCGGCAGCACGGCCGCGATCAAGTCCGCCGTGGAGGCGGGGCTGGGGCTCGCGGTGCTTTCGGTCTGGACGATCAAGCACGAGGCGGCGCTCGGCGTGCTGAAGCCGATCCGGATTCGGGACGTCTCGTTCCGGCGCCAATTTTTCGCCGTGCGATTGGCGTCTTCCTTGCTGCCGATGCCGGCTGCCGCACTACTGGAACAATTAAGGGGGCTTTCCCATGAGCCAAGTTGA